From the genome of bacterium, one region includes:
- a CDS encoding phosphatidylglycerophosphatase A, producing MATTTSGWRKGADTTIPPRELWSRDPLTMLLATGLGSGMIRPYSGTWGTIPAVALAWAIQRTGNDLVFIASALAVIAISVWAAGRAEPLFGHDSGRIVIDEWAGVFVCYLGLPADAWVMMPVFVLFRIFDVWKPWPIRRLESLPGGVGVTADDLMAGVYTNVAVRLVMLIVAIV from the coding sequence GTGGCCACGACAACCAGCGGCTGGCGCAAGGGCGCCGACACCACCATCCCGCCGCGCGAACTGTGGTCGCGCGATCCGTTGACCATGCTTCTGGCCACCGGGCTGGGGTCGGGGATGATCCGTCCCTATTCGGGAACCTGGGGCACCATTCCGGCGGTGGCGCTGGCGTGGGCGATTCAGCGGACCGGCAACGATCTGGTGTTCATCGCCAGCGCGTTGGCGGTCATCGCGATCTCGGTCTGGGCGGCCGGACGGGCCGAGCCGCTCTTCGGGCATGATTCGGGACGGATCGTCATCGACGAATGGGCGGGTGTGTTTGTCTGCTATCTGGGTTTGCCCGCCGATGCCTGGGTGATGATGCCGGTCTTTGTTCTGTTTCGTATCTTCGATGTATGGAAGCCCTGGCCGATCCGGCGACTGGAGTCACTGCCGGGCGGTGTCGGAGTGACCGCCGATGATCTGATGGCGGGAGTGTATACGAATGTGGCGGTAAGACTGGTCATGTTGATTGTGGCCATCGTTTAG
- the pgsA gene encoding CDP-diacylglycerol--glycerol-3-phosphate 3-phosphatidyltransferase, which yields MNLPNKLTLARILLSPVFMALILLDHTWAKLASLFVFVVAALTDLGDGYFARRRGLATGFGKFMDPLADKILTSTALISFVALGYVRGWMVAVIVVREFFITGFRSLAAYRGMLIVPTLGAKFKTLLQMVTICAILLFVYLKATLVPLGYHWAIFESQATRIVFDWLMIANVVVTVATGLDYLIRNFALLKTVTK from the coding sequence ATGAATCTGCCGAACAAACTCACGTTGGCGCGCATCCTGTTGTCGCCGGTGTTCATGGCGTTGATCCTGCTGGATCACACCTGGGCGAAGTTGGCGTCGCTGTTTGTCTTCGTGGTGGCGGCGTTGACCGATCTGGGCGACGGCTACTTCGCCCGGCGGCGCGGGCTGGCCACGGGATTCGGCAAATTCATGGACCCGCTGGCCGACAAGATCCTGACATCTACCGCGCTCATCTCCTTTGTCGCGCTGGGGTATGTGCGGGGTTGGATGGTGGCGGTGATTGTGGTGCGCGAGTTCTTCATCACCGGGTTTCGGTCGCTGGCGGCCTATCGCGGCATGCTGATTGTCCCCACCCTCGGGGCCAAGTTCAAAACTCTGCTGCAGATGGTCACCATCTGCGCGATCCTGCTGTTTGTCTATCTGAAGGCGACGCTGGTGCCACTGGGGTACCACTGGGCGATTTTCGAAAGCCAGGCCACACGGATCGTGTTCGACTGGCTGATGATCGCCAACGTGGTGGTGACCGTGGCCACCGGACTGGACTACCTGATTCGCAACTTCGCGCTTCTGAAAACCGTGACAAAGTAG